A portion of the Sphaerochaeta pleomorpha str. Grapes genome contains these proteins:
- a CDS encoding competence protein CoiA family protein — translation MAKQYGLLIKWALDRNNLIKTPDTAERGEHYRCPLCKESVIFRKGKIRVPHFAHKKNVQCTLERIRKIVAQYKMVEVFSDWKNSTGEKPQFLRRCGICQKWSFQNLSDKVDAIDSDFPLSDGASADLVLKSKDIPVALIFIDFNPNPSKLKNLPINLPYIVVDPNEIVKNPYIWQPINDHFNKNICTSCIKTKSILAKQTYGIELKKNNFQFRTIRCWNCNHTILVFLWPIRQKEGLAASQNCISRPSTLVEKYSDFTGSSYLANTCPHCHSVQIEHYQQEPREFNF, via the coding sequence ATGGCTAAGCAATACGGGCTCCTCATAAAATGGGCTTTAGACAGAAATAATTTGATAAAAACCCCTGATACTGCAGAAAGGGGTGAACATTATCGATGTCCTCTTTGCAAAGAATCGGTTATTTTCAGGAAAGGAAAAATTAGGGTTCCGCATTTTGCACATAAAAAAAATGTACAGTGTACACTTGAGAGGATCAGGAAAATAGTTGCACAGTATAAGATGGTTGAGGTATTTTCTGACTGGAAAAACTCTACAGGGGAAAAACCGCAATTCCTACGGCGGTGTGGGATATGTCAGAAATGGTCTTTCCAAAACCTTTCTGACAAGGTAGATGCGATTGATTCTGATTTCCCCCTGTCTGATGGAGCTTCTGCAGATTTAGTTCTAAAGTCCAAGGACATTCCAGTAGCATTGATCTTTATTGATTTTAACCCAAATCCTTCGAAATTAAAAAATCTGCCAATAAATTTGCCTTACATTGTGGTGGACCCAAATGAAATTGTAAAAAATCCTTATATCTGGCAACCAATAAATGATCATTTCAATAAAAACATATGTACTTCCTGTATAAAGACGAAATCTATTCTTGCCAAACAAACATATGGGATAGAGTTAAAGAAAAACAACTTTCAATTTCGAACTATTCGTTGTTGGAATTGCAATCATACTATCTTGGTGTTCTTATGGCCGATCCGGCAAAAAGAAGGGTTGGCTGCCTCTCAGAATTGTATTTCACGACCTTCAACGTTAGTTGAAAAGTATTCAGACTTTACTGGCTCCAGCTACCTTGCAAATACGTGTCCACATTGTCATTCTGTTCAAATAGAACATTATCAACAAGAGCCACGAGAATTTAATTTCTAA
- a CDS encoding HNH endonuclease, producing the protein MQQEYFGLYLKNVKKVSEATIDHYFRSLRKITAILRDMGYPQIESLYDIDSYSQLLEIKQALTENPIFVTLNDKGHRMYSSGFVSYMEFAEGKDFLIHPSSLSLIDCPCPVKQPTIAKQTVLQSRDRIMVRQVFQASDYHCEIDGGHQTFISQSLHRQYVEGHHLIPLAVQNEIDTSLDVYANILALCPTCHRFLHFGLKDEKKKVLEHIFECRQDRLNDSGIKLGRKEFLELVEPSRAYAG; encoded by the coding sequence ATGCAACAGGAATACTTTGGGTTGTATTTGAAGAATGTTAAAAAAGTAAGTGAAGCTACGATTGATCATTACTTTCGATCCCTGCGTAAAATAACAGCAATCTTGAGAGATATGGGGTATCCACAGATCGAGAGCCTGTACGATATCGACTCCTATTCGCAGTTGTTGGAAATCAAGCAGGCTTTAACCGAAAACCCTATATTTGTTACCCTAAATGATAAGGGCCACAGAATGTATAGTTCGGGTTTTGTTAGTTATATGGAATTTGCCGAGGGAAAGGATTTCTTGATTCATCCCTCTTCGCTTTCACTCATCGATTGCCCCTGTCCTGTCAAACAGCCAACGATAGCTAAACAAACGGTTTTGCAAAGCAGGGACAGGATTATGGTCAGGCAGGTATTCCAGGCCTCGGATTATCATTGTGAGATAGATGGAGGACATCAAACATTCATTTCCCAGTCATTACATAGGCAATATGTTGAGGGGCATCATCTCATTCCGCTTGCAGTCCAGAATGAAATTGATACTAGTCTGGATGTCTACGCCAATATCCTAGCCCTTTGTCCCACCTGCCACCGGTTTCTGCATTTCGGTCTGAAAGATGAAAAGAAAAAGGTGCTTGAGCATATCTTTGAGTGCAGGCAAGACAGGCTCAATGACTCAGGGATCAAGTTGGGGAGAAAAGAATTTTTAGAGCTGGTAGAACCAAGCAGAGCATATGCGGGATAA
- a CDS encoding class I SAM-dependent methyltransferase has product MGDSVSYYDKNKEQFIQSTVAVDMKDQYRLFLSHLPRMASILDAGCGSGRDSLAFKQMGYQVEAFDLSQSMVEATRELVSIPVRQMGFESLDYEERFDGIWASASLLHVRREDMKDVFGRLSKALKDEGILYCSFKEREEDFTKDGRTFTCYTPDSFQAFISEQGQFKLLEILQTTDQRPDRAGEKWINAVLRKW; this is encoded by the coding sequence ATGGGTGACTCTGTTTCCTACTATGATAAAAACAAAGAACAGTTCATACAGTCGACGGTTGCCGTCGATATGAAAGACCAATATCGCTTGTTCCTTTCCCATCTGCCTCGGATGGCGAGCATTCTTGATGCCGGGTGCGGCAGTGGTCGTGACAGTCTTGCTTTCAAGCAAATGGGATACCAGGTCGAGGCTTTTGACCTATCGCAGTCCATGGTGGAAGCAACAAGGGAATTGGTTTCGATTCCTGTACGGCAAATGGGTTTTGAATCGCTTGATTACGAAGAACGTTTCGATGGCATCTGGGCAAGCGCTTCGCTTTTACATGTTCGGCGAGAAGACATGAAAGATGTTTTTGGCCGTCTTTCCAAAGCTTTGAAAGACGAAGGAATCCTATATTGTTCTTTCAAGGAAAGGGAAGAGGATTTTACCAAAGACGGCAGGACCTTTACCTGTTATACCCCTGATTCCTTCCAAGCCTTTATCAGCGAACAAGGTCAGTTCAAGCTGCTGGAAATCCTGCAGACTACTGACCAGAGACCAGACAGGGCAGGGGAGAAGTGGATCAATGCGGTGTTGAGGAAGTGGTAG
- a CDS encoding aminopeptidase C, with translation MKETIDHATLQTFEESFGADKKNRVAMHATLANGILESCKTVEAVVENRHSFSITIEAGDITDQKKSGRCWMFAALNVMRLEVMEKLNLKNMELSQAYPLFWDKLEKSNHFLENIIETLDEPLEGRVVSYLLKDPLGDGGQWDMFSNLIRKYGVVPKEMMPESKASSETKTMDKLLTLKLRQFACALREGNKEGKSLENLRALKETQLTSIYDMLCISIGISPKKFTYETRDKDGKFIRISDITPQDFYRDYVSMDLDHYVSLINAPTDDKPYGKTYTVQYLGNVRGGKPVCYLNLPIEELKKAAIAQMQDGKAVWFGSDVGQSSDGKSGMMALNTYDLEGLFSTSFLMDKAQRLDYGESLMTHAMVLTGVNLDDSGKPNRWRVENSWGDEHGEKGFFVMSDDWFNEFTYQIVVDIKYLNEEQRALLKQKPIVLKPWDPMGSLAL, from the coding sequence ATGAAAGAAACAATAGATCATGCTACGCTCCAAACCTTTGAAGAAAGCTTTGGCGCAGACAAAAAAAACAGGGTGGCAATGCATGCCACACTAGCCAATGGAATCCTTGAAAGTTGCAAGACAGTAGAGGCAGTGGTTGAAAACCGCCACTCCTTCTCGATTACCATAGAAGCCGGAGATATCACCGACCAGAAAAAGTCGGGTCGGTGCTGGATGTTCGCAGCGCTCAATGTAATGCGCCTCGAAGTCATGGAAAAGCTCAACCTCAAAAACATGGAACTTTCCCAGGCCTATCCCTTGTTCTGGGACAAGCTGGAAAAGTCGAACCATTTTCTTGAGAACATCATCGAAACCTTGGATGAACCGCTGGAAGGCAGGGTCGTGAGTTACTTACTCAAAGACCCCCTTGGCGATGGCGGCCAGTGGGATATGTTCTCCAACCTGATACGCAAATATGGGGTGGTTCCCAAGGAAATGATGCCAGAGAGCAAAGCATCCTCAGAAACCAAGACAATGGACAAACTCCTTACGTTGAAACTTCGCCAATTCGCCTGTGCCCTGAGAGAGGGCAACAAAGAGGGGAAAAGCCTTGAGAATCTTCGGGCATTGAAAGAAACACAGCTAACCTCCATCTACGACATGCTTTGCATCTCGATTGGCATTTCACCCAAGAAATTTACCTATGAAACACGAGACAAGGATGGCAAGTTCATCCGAATCTCAGATATCACTCCCCAGGATTTCTATAGGGACTATGTTTCTATGGACCTCGATCACTATGTAAGTCTGATCAATGCACCTACTGATGACAAACCCTATGGGAAAACCTATACCGTGCAATATCTTGGCAATGTACGTGGGGGAAAACCGGTTTGTTATCTAAATCTTCCCATCGAAGAATTGAAGAAGGCGGCAATAGCGCAGATGCAGGACGGCAAAGCCGTCTGGTTCGGTAGCGATGTGGGACAGAGCTCGGACGGGAAAAGCGGGATGATGGCCCTGAACACCTATGATCTGGAAGGACTGTTCTCCACTTCCTTCTTGATGGATAAGGCCCAGCGTCTCGATTATGGTGAGAGTCTGATGACCCATGCCATGGTCCTCACCGGCGTGAATCTCGACGATTCAGGCAAGCCGAACCGTTGGCGAGTCGAGAATAGCTGGGGCGATGAACATGGGGAAAAAGGATTCTTTGTCATGAGCGATGACTGGTTCAATGAATTCACCTACCAGATCGTTGTAGACATCAAATACCTGAACGAAGAACAACGGGCCCTGTTGAAACAGAAACCCATTGTTCTCAAGCCCTGGGACCCCATGGGCAGCCTCGCACTGTAA
- a CDS encoding hydantoinase/oxoprolinase N-terminal domain-containing protein, producing MHYRLGIDVGGTNTDAVLIDENLKVVADIKQPTSADISSGILEALRAILSVSKIDRTLITKAMLGTTQCTNAIVERKHLSKIGILRIGAPASVAIPPMIDWAEALQEVSLATAIVGGGYEYDGKEIAPFDKEGARSFFASLKGKVEAVAISCVFGCVRNEQEKEAALLCHEVMGDDIHVSISSEIGSMGLVERENATILNAALHKVAKTFTEGFDASLKQEGLVNAELYLSQNDGTLMTVEHARRYPILTIACGPTNSIRGADYLCSIKESVVIDVGGTTTDIGVIQNGFPRESGVAVSIGGVRTNFRMPDVISIGLGGGSIVRQYEDGSVTVGPDSVGYQIAEKALIFGGDVLTATDLAVAAKMVTLGDPSKVAHLSAELVRKGMETIQAMVEDNLDAIKISSEPMDVILVGGGSIIIPKDLVGAKSVQTPNHFGTANAIGSAISKVSGTYEKLVSFDKIPRAQALELAKNEAIALAVASGAQKETVEIIDVEDVPLAYYPGNTSRVKIKAAGELA from the coding sequence ATGCACTATCGTCTGGGAATCGATGTCGGGGGAACAAATACCGACGCAGTCTTGATTGACGAAAACCTCAAGGTGGTTGCCGATATCAAGCAACCTACGAGCGCTGATATCTCCAGCGGAATCCTTGAGGCTTTGCGTGCAATTCTCTCTGTCTCCAAGATTGACAGGACGCTCATAACAAAAGCAATGTTGGGAACCACCCAATGTACCAATGCCATTGTCGAGCGCAAGCATCTCTCAAAGATAGGAATACTGAGAATCGGGGCCCCTGCCTCTGTTGCCATTCCTCCGATGATTGACTGGGCAGAGGCTTTGCAGGAAGTCTCTCTGGCAACGGCCATCGTTGGTGGTGGCTATGAGTATGATGGCAAGGAGATTGCCCCGTTTGACAAAGAAGGTGCACGGTCTTTTTTTGCCAGTCTCAAAGGAAAGGTTGAGGCAGTAGCGATAAGCTGTGTTTTTGGTTGTGTACGCAATGAACAGGAAAAAGAGGCAGCTCTGCTTTGCCATGAGGTAATGGGCGATGATATCCATGTATCCATCTCCAGCGAGATCGGTTCGATGGGTCTTGTCGAGCGGGAAAACGCTACCATTCTCAATGCAGCTTTGCACAAGGTTGCAAAGACCTTTACCGAGGGATTCGATGCCTCTCTGAAGCAAGAGGGGCTGGTGAATGCAGAGCTCTACCTGTCACAGAACGACGGTACTCTTATGACAGTGGAACATGCACGCCGTTACCCGATCCTTACGATTGCCTGTGGCCCGACGAACAGTATCAGGGGAGCAGACTACCTGTGTTCAATCAAGGAATCGGTGGTAATCGACGTCGGTGGCACCACCACCGATATCGGGGTTATCCAGAATGGATTTCCCCGGGAGAGCGGGGTGGCTGTTTCCATCGGGGGAGTGCGGACCAATTTCCGTATGCCTGATGTCATTTCCATCGGTCTTGGCGGAGGTTCTATTGTACGGCAGTACGAAGATGGCAGTGTGACAGTAGGTCCAGACAGCGTAGGATACCAAATAGCAGAAAAAGCCCTGATCTTTGGTGGCGATGTGCTCACCGCTACCGATTTGGCAGTTGCTGCCAAGATGGTTACCCTTGGCGATCCTTCCAAGGTAGCCCATTTGAGTGCAGAGTTGGTCCGAAAGGGTATGGAAACCATTCAGGCAATGGTCGAGGACAATCTGGATGCAATCAAGATTTCGTCAGAGCCGATGGATGTCATCCTTGTCGGTGGTGGTTCTATTATCATCCCGAAGGACCTGGTAGGAGCCAAGAGCGTGCAGACTCCCAATCATTTCGGGACTGCCAATGCAATCGGGTCTGCCATTTCCAAAGTCAGCGGTACCTATGAGAAGCTTGTTTCCTTTGACAAGATTCCCCGCGCCCAGGCCTTGGAACTTGCAAAGAACGAGGCAATTGCCTTGGCCGTAGCAAGTGGGGCACAAAAAGAGACTGTTGAGATTATCGATGTGGAGGATGTTCCTCTTGCTTACTACCCTGGAAATACCAGCAGGGTGAAGATCAAGGCGGCGGGTGAGTTGGCCTGA
- a CDS encoding DUF917 domain-containing protein, which translates to MRTIGLKEIEDIALGASLLGAGGGGDPYIGKLMAMGAIKEFGPVTLLDPEEIPDDALIVPMAMMGAPTVLAEKAANGREAKALYDLVSKYFGKEVYAFMPMEAGGFNSMFPIVCAASLGLPLVDVDGMGRAFPELQMVTFTIGGVSASPMALTDEKGNAVIFETVSNKWTEELARSVTMSCGGSVAVALYPMDGKTVKAYGVKNIVSRSETLGKAIRNVKESGDKTPEQSFLEFTGGYRLFKGKISDVLRETRGAFNFGTVVLDGIADCKGKQAKVEFQNENLTCTVENTIVATVPDLICLVDTETFLPVTTDALKYGKRVLVVGLPCFEMWRSEKGLELVGPRYFGCDTDYIPLEERCQEVK; encoded by the coding sequence ATGAGAACGATCGGATTGAAAGAAATCGAAGACATCGCTCTCGGCGCCTCGTTGCTAGGTGCCGGGGGTGGCGGCGATCCCTATATTGGAAAACTCATGGCCATGGGTGCCATCAAGGAATTTGGACCGGTAACCTTACTCGATCCTGAGGAAATACCGGATGACGCCCTTATCGTCCCCATGGCAATGATGGGGGCCCCTACTGTTTTGGCTGAGAAAGCGGCCAATGGTAGGGAGGCAAAAGCCCTATATGATTTGGTAAGCAAATATTTTGGCAAGGAGGTCTACGCCTTCATGCCAATGGAAGCCGGCGGCTTCAACAGTATGTTCCCCATTGTCTGTGCGGCGTCACTTGGCCTTCCCTTGGTCGATGTCGACGGCATGGGGCGTGCGTTTCCCGAGTTGCAAATGGTCACCTTTACCATCGGCGGGGTCAGTGCTTCCCCCATGGCCCTTACTGACGAGAAGGGAAACGCTGTAATTTTCGAGACCGTTTCCAACAAATGGACAGAGGAACTGGCCCGCTCCGTTACCATGAGCTGTGGTGGTTCGGTTGCAGTTGCCCTCTATCCTATGGATGGCAAGACAGTCAAAGCATATGGGGTAAAGAATATTGTAAGCAGGTCAGAGACCTTGGGGAAAGCTATCCGCAATGTCAAGGAAAGTGGTGATAAGACCCCTGAGCAAAGCTTCTTGGAGTTTACCGGTGGCTATCGCCTGTTCAAGGGAAAGATCAGCGATGTGCTTCGTGAGACCCGGGGTGCTTTCAATTTTGGAACCGTGGTGCTCGATGGAATTGCTGACTGCAAGGGCAAACAGGCCAAGGTAGAGTTCCAGAACGAAAACCTGACCTGTACGGTAGAAAACACTATTGTGGCAACCGTTCCCGACCTTATCTGTCTTGTCGATACCGAGACCTTCTTGCCGGTTACCACCGATGCCCTTAAGTATGGCAAACGGGTTCTGGTTGTAGGGCTTCCCTGTTTTGAAATGTGGCGCAGTGAAAAGGGCTTGGAATTGGTAGGCCCCCGGTACTTTGGTTGCGACACTGACTATATTCCGCTTGAAGAGCGCTGCCAGGAGGTGAAGTAA
- a CDS encoding cytosine permease, which yields MSEINNGFEVSASQRQSWGSLAMIWIGSMICVPCLMIGGFLGMGFTLGGVVLCVLLGYGIVCTYMCFMGMEGCDTGLPTVSMAGSVLGEKGAQYIISLMLAIACIGWFGIQSAVCGSSFSSMVASMTGVSIPVWLSSFVWGILMLLTAMYGYKALKYLNYIAVPALLLVMAYGVFAAFTKNDGSAIIANYQPAAPMSLVTGISLTVATFALGGVISGDYSRFAKNRKDVIKSSVLGVLPVGLLMILIGAVLSIVTGQYDISAVLASVGVPAFGLIALVLATWTTNVTNAYSGGIAVSNLFGVGEKKFKIATAIAGGLGTLLAAIGLMSKFQAFLSILTAFIPPIAGVIIASYWILGKGKKENVVIKKGFALDGIISFVLGAVVAYITGNIAVFFIGPINGIVVSMVSYIILHRIFEKKKEK from the coding sequence ATGAGTGAAATCAACAATGGTTTTGAAGTTTCCGCCTCACAGCGCCAGAGCTGGGGCAGTCTGGCCATGATCTGGATCGGCAGCATGATCTGCGTCCCTTGTCTTATGATCGGAGGCTTCCTCGGGATGGGGTTTACCCTTGGTGGGGTTGTCCTTTGTGTCCTGCTAGGGTATGGGATTGTCTGTACCTACATGTGTTTCATGGGTATGGAAGGTTGTGATACCGGCCTCCCTACCGTTTCGATGGCAGGCTCTGTCCTGGGGGAAAAAGGTGCCCAGTACATTATCAGCTTGATGCTTGCCATAGCCTGTATCGGGTGGTTTGGGATTCAGAGTGCTGTCTGCGGATCGTCCTTCTCCTCAATGGTCGCTTCCATGACTGGAGTATCCATTCCTGTTTGGCTTAGCTCCTTTGTCTGGGGGATTCTGATGCTTCTTACCGCTATGTATGGCTATAAGGCCTTAAAATACCTCAACTATATTGCAGTTCCCGCCTTGCTTTTGGTTATGGCCTATGGCGTGTTTGCCGCTTTTACCAAAAATGACGGAAGTGCCATCATTGCAAATTATCAGCCTGCAGCCCCAATGAGCTTGGTTACCGGAATCAGCCTCACCGTTGCTACCTTCGCCCTTGGCGGGGTTATCAGCGGCGACTACTCACGGTTTGCCAAGAACCGCAAAGACGTAATCAAATCCTCTGTCCTTGGCGTTTTGCCCGTTGGCCTTCTCATGATCCTTATCGGTGCAGTGCTTTCCATTGTAACCGGTCAGTATGACATCTCGGCAGTACTTGCTTCAGTCGGGGTTCCTGCCTTTGGCCTGATCGCTTTGGTACTGGCTACCTGGACAACAAACGTAACCAATGCCTACAGCGGCGGGATTGCAGTGTCCAATCTCTTTGGGGTAGGGGAAAAGAAATTCAAGATTGCCACTGCAATTGCAGGGGGACTTGGGACACTGCTTGCAGCTATTGGCCTCATGAGTAAATTCCAAGCCTTTTTGAGCATTCTCACCGCTTTTATCCCCCCTATCGCCGGCGTCATCATTGCTTCCTATTGGATCCTCGGCAAAGGGAAGAAAGAGAACGTGGTAATCAAAAAAGGCTTTGCCCTTGATGGGATCATCTCGTTTGTTCTTGGTGCTGTCGTTGCCTACATCACCGGCAATATTGCCGTGTTTTTCATCGGGCCTATCAATGGCATCGTAGTTTCCATGGTCAGTTATATCATCCTCCACAGGATATTCGAAAAGAAGAAGGAAAAATAA
- a CDS encoding PucR family transcriptional regulator — translation MSVNLSQLLELPCLKDATVVAGKSALDRPVTSVSVLEYAQPTALLDEFFEKNRFIGSELALTCWYNIRHDVDAQCNILKDLASYGEVGVILYYLGIIVKELDQRVLDVANAYGIALIVMPEGSINYRYSEVITSVMEAVIKDRTEQTLFSGDLLNQVTRLPEHLRTMDTLLSMLRDRLHTSFILTDQNNKLLNAVAYPLAAESALTHAMEAHRFPSLWWKNQSRITAGKGPAMYLHTINTEGKVLSEEILRQIVEVVQLFVNIWNPQHNQFISEEMIRTILRDEPIKMRRLGELFHIDVAALQEMWVLIPDKEEENNATYKDSLSRILKENYAICVCDNYEKHTVAFTDGKCLGERESIAQELGVLRCKLFSIQHTLTTTEVRQAYLTIQETKEACRSIFPCKLFYTAEDITFAKNCLHCIEKGQLSIEQHTHCLRPIQQDSESQRTLAILLLDCQGNVAKTAQHLNLHINSVKYRVQKLNAQFGSEVSAFPLNAFLAFAMAVQRVLGS, via the coding sequence ATGAGTGTAAATCTATCCCAGTTATTGGAATTGCCCTGCCTCAAGGATGCCACGGTAGTTGCAGGAAAGAGTGCCTTAGACCGTCCGGTTACTTCCGTGTCTGTCTTGGAATATGCCCAGCCTACGGCTTTGCTCGATGAGTTCTTTGAGAAGAACCGGTTCATCGGCAGCGAGCTTGCCCTGACTTGCTGGTATAACATCCGCCACGATGTCGATGCCCAGTGTAATATTCTCAAGGACCTTGCCTCCTACGGGGAAGTGGGGGTCATCCTGTATTACCTGGGTATTATCGTCAAGGAACTCGACCAAAGGGTTCTCGATGTCGCCAATGCGTACGGAATCGCCCTTATCGTGATGCCCGAGGGCAGTATCAACTACCGCTACAGCGAAGTGATTACCTCCGTCATGGAAGCAGTTATCAAGGACAGGACCGAACAGACCCTGTTCTCCGGCGACTTGTTGAACCAGGTGACCCGCCTTCCCGAGCATCTGAGGACCATGGATACCCTGCTTTCGATGCTCCGCGACCGATTGCATACCAGTTTCATCCTGACTGACCAGAACAACAAGTTGCTCAATGCCGTTGCCTATCCGCTGGCCGCGGAATCTGCGCTTACCCATGCGATGGAAGCCCATCGGTTTCCATCGCTTTGGTGGAAAAACCAAAGCCGGATTACTGCAGGCAAAGGACCTGCAATGTATCTGCATACCATCAACACCGAAGGGAAGGTACTCTCCGAGGAAATTCTCAGGCAGATTGTCGAGGTGGTACAGTTGTTCGTCAACATCTGGAATCCCCAGCATAACCAGTTCATATCAGAGGAAATGATACGGACTATCTTGCGTGACGAACCTATCAAGATGCGTCGTCTTGGCGAACTGTTCCACATCGATGTCGCCGCTTTGCAGGAGATGTGGGTACTCATACCGGACAAAGAAGAAGAAAACAATGCGACCTACAAGGATTCACTTTCCCGCATCCTGAAGGAAAACTATGCAATCTGTGTCTGTGACAACTACGAAAAGCACACAGTAGCCTTCACTGATGGGAAATGTCTGGGGGAGAGAGAATCCATTGCCCAGGAACTGGGTGTGTTACGATGCAAGCTATTTTCAATTCAACATACCCTTACCACCACAGAGGTGAGGCAGGCCTATCTTACCATCCAGGAAACCAAGGAAGCTTGTCGTTCCATATTTCCCTGTAAGCTGTTCTATACTGCCGAAGATATTACCTTTGCAAAGAACTGCCTGCACTGCATCGAGAAGGGCCAGCTCTCCATCGAGCAGCATACCCATTGTCTTCGTCCAATCCAACAAGACAGCGAAAGTCAGAGAACGCTCGCAATTTTGCTGCTCGATTGCCAAGGGAATGTTGCAAAGACTGCCCAGCATCTCAATCTGCATATAAATTCGGTAAAATATCGGGTGCAAAAGCTCAATGCACAGTTCGGTTCCGAGGTTTCAGCTTTTCCCCTGAATGCTTTCCTTGCCTTTGCCATGGCTGTCCAAAGAGTCCTAGGTTCATGA
- a CDS encoding SIR2 family NAD-dependent protein deacylase, protein MDYKNQAEGLEKLKELVENSKNTSVYTAFEVSRLSGVPDYRLPHGNETSPWQGIQMDRLLSWDYFISRPEVVYAWARDMWFSMEDYEPNRIHTLLSEGMQSGRIKNVITENIDMLLQRAGIGNPLELKGSPYLSYCMKCGKPFLYTKVAPVVKEGEIPYCDLCGTIVRPSILFIDEPMNKPIMKKAIPAFSFCNLCIVIGSPTPRKEIIDLFKTVRKDKLVVLSPRETCIDDLAFIKLNDIEGVMRELETSFRKPQPV, encoded by the coding sequence ATGGACTACAAGAACCAAGCTGAAGGTCTTGAAAAGCTGAAAGAACTGGTTGAAAACAGTAAAAACACATCGGTCTACACTGCTTTCGAAGTTTCCAGGCTCAGCGGGGTGCCTGACTATCGTCTTCCCCATGGGAATGAGACTTCCCCCTGGCAAGGGATACAGATGGACAGGTTATTGAGTTGGGATTATTTCATCTCGCGTCCGGAAGTCGTCTATGCATGGGCAAGGGACATGTGGTTCTCCATGGAGGACTATGAACCGAATAGAATTCACACCCTTCTTTCTGAAGGCATGCAATCGGGACGAATCAAGAATGTCATTACGGAAAACATAGACATGCTCCTGCAGAGGGCAGGTATCGGAAATCCTTTAGAACTCAAGGGTAGTCCCTATCTTTCCTACTGTATGAAATGCGGAAAACCTTTCCTTTATACCAAGGTGGCCCCAGTGGTCAAAGAAGGTGAAATTCCCTACTGTGACCTTTGCGGAACCATCGTAAGACCCTCCATTCTCTTTATAGATGAGCCTATGAACAAACCTATAATGAAAAAAGCCATCCCAGCATTTTCATTCTGCAACCTCTGCATTGTCATCGGTTCTCCCACTCCCCGAAAAGAAATTATAGACCTTTTCAAGACTGTTCGCAAAGACAAGCTTGTAGTCCTCAGTCCAAGGGAAACCTGTATCGATGATCTTGCTTTTATCAAACTCAACGATATTGAAGGGGTAATGCGGGAACTCGAGACTAGTTTTCGCAAACCCCAACCTGTATAA
- a CDS encoding ABC transporter ATP-binding protein — protein sequence MATTVQNLLTCENLVKSFGQEEHNVLDRVSLSVKNGEFVSVMGPSGSGKSTLMYALSGMDTVNGGTILFDGKDLSKMKDKELADTRRNAMGFVFQQPSLLRNLNILDNIILIAVRSDPKNRKAITKKAIDLMEMAGIASLGQREVSQVSGGQLQRAGICRSLMNNPKILFCDEPTGALNSKTAGEIMDVFGEINKVGTAIVMVTHDAKIASRSERILFMSDGKIVKELKLFGYYGREEESRVDKIMEIMREIGI from the coding sequence ATGGCTACTACCGTACAGAATCTATTGACCTGCGAAAACCTTGTAAAATCATTTGGACAGGAAGAGCACAACGTCCTTGACAGAGTTTCCCTGTCAGTAAAGAATGGCGAGTTCGTTTCGGTCATGGGACCTTCAGGGTCTGGAAAATCGACCCTTATGTATGCATTGAGCGGCATGGATACGGTAAATGGAGGAACCATTCTCTTTGATGGCAAAGACCTGTCGAAGATGAAGGATAAGGAACTTGCCGATACCCGCAGAAATGCTATGGGGTTTGTCTTCCAACAGCCGAGTTTGCTCAGGAATCTGAATATTCTGGATAATATCATCCTAATTGCGGTACGTTCAGACCCCAAGAACAGAAAAGCCATTACAAAGAAGGCTATCGATCTTATGGAGATGGCAGGCATAGCATCGCTTGGACAGCGGGAAGTCTCACAGGTCTCCGGTGGTCAATTGCAACGTGCGGGGATCTGCCGCTCCCTTATGAACAACCCCAAGATTCTGTTTTGTGATGAACCGACCGGGGCTCTCAATTCCAAGACCGCAGGGGAAATCATGGATGTATTTGGTGAGATTAACAAAGTCGGGACTGCCATCGTGATGGTAACTCACGATGCAAAGATAGCTTCGCGCTCCGAACGCATACTGTTTATGTCAGATGGGAAGATCGTAAAAGAATTGAAACTCTTTGGGTATTACGGGAGAGAAGAAGAAAGCAGGGTTGATAAGATCATGGAAATTATGCGCGAGATAGGAATCTGA